One window from the genome of Marinobacter bohaiensis encodes:
- the prfA gene encoding peptide chain release factor 1, with amino-acid sequence MKPSIQTKLDRLVDRFEEVSALLSDQSVITNQDLFRDLSKEFAEIEPVVECYKAYQRANDDVAEARELIRDGDADMREMAEEELASAGARVEELDQELQRLMMPRDPDDGKNAFLEIRAGTGGDEAALFAGDLFRMYSRFAETRGWKVEVISESPGEHGGYKEIITRVAGDQVYGALKFESGAHRVQRVPETESQGRIHTSACTVAVMPEADEADAIEINKADLRVDTFRASGAGGQHVNKTDSAIRITHLPTGIVVECQDERSQHKNRAKAMSLLSARLQDAETERQQQSEAAQRKSLVGSGDRSERIRTYNFPQGRVTDHRINLTLYKLDEVIAGDLSPVIGPLQQERQAELLASQADE; translated from the coding sequence ATGAAACCTTCGATTCAGACCAAACTCGACCGGCTCGTCGACCGGTTCGAGGAAGTGAGCGCATTGCTCAGTGACCAATCCGTGATCACCAATCAGGACCTGTTCCGCGACCTGTCCAAGGAGTTCGCCGAAATCGAGCCGGTGGTCGAATGCTACAAGGCCTACCAGCGTGCCAATGACGACGTGGCGGAGGCTCGTGAGTTGATCCGCGATGGCGACGCCGACATGCGCGAGATGGCCGAGGAAGAGCTGGCCAGCGCGGGTGCCCGGGTTGAGGAACTGGACCAGGAACTGCAACGGCTGATGATGCCGCGTGATCCGGACGACGGTAAAAACGCCTTCCTGGAGATCCGCGCCGGCACCGGCGGCGACGAGGCGGCCCTGTTCGCCGGCGACCTGTTCCGCATGTACAGCCGCTTTGCCGAGACCCGCGGCTGGAAAGTGGAAGTGATCAGCGAAAGCCCGGGCGAACACGGCGGTTATAAAGAGATCATCACCCGCGTCGCCGGCGACCAGGTCTACGGCGCGCTCAAGTTCGAGTCGGGCGCCCATCGGGTGCAGCGGGTGCCGGAAACCGAATCCCAGGGCCGCATCCATACCTCCGCCTGCACCGTGGCGGTGATGCCGGAAGCGGACGAGGCGGACGCCATCGAGATCAACAAGGCGGACCTGCGGGTGGACACCTTCCGCGCGTCCGGTGCTGGCGGTCAGCACGTCAACAAGACCGACTCGGCGATCCGCATCACCCACCTGCCCACCGGCATCGTGGTGGAGTGTCAGGACGAGCGTTCCCAGCACAAGAACCGCGCCAAGGCCATGAGCCTGCTGTCGGCGCGTTTGCAGGATGCCGAGACCGAGCGCCAGCAGCAGTCCGAGGCCGCCCAGCGCAAGAGCCTGGTGGGCAGCGGCGACCGCTCCGAGCGCATCCGCACCTACAATTTTCCCCAGGGCCGGGTCACCGATCACCGCATCAACCTGACCCTCTACAAGCTGGACGAAGTCATCGCCGGCGATCTCTCCCCGGTGATCGGACCGCTGCAGCAGGAGCGTCAGGCGGAACTGCTGGCCAGCCAGGCCGATGAATGA
- the prmC gene encoding peptide chain release factor N(5)-glutamine methyltransferase yields the protein MNDQPATVASLLSNAAARIGGDSPQLDAALLLEAVLDRTPTWFRTWPEHPVGPADVARFDALVDRRVAGHPVAHLLGHQGFWSLTLQVSEHTLIPRPDTECLVEAALALTLPVDAAVIDLGTGTGAIALALATERPGWQVSATDVVPDAVALATDNARELALPVTVYQSRWFEDLAPARFHLIVSNPPYIEADDRHLEEGDVRFEPASALVAGDDGLDDIRTIVRQAPDWLHTGGWLVLEHGYNQGEAVRALLSERGFADVATGRDYGGNDRFSLGRWS from the coding sequence ATGAATGACCAGCCGGCCACGGTCGCCTCGCTGCTGAGCAATGCCGCCGCGCGCATCGGCGGCGACTCGCCGCAACTGGACGCGGCGCTGTTGCTGGAAGCGGTGCTGGACCGCACGCCCACCTGGTTTCGCACCTGGCCGGAGCACCCGGTCGGGCCCGCCGATGTGGCCCGCTTCGACGCGCTGGTCGACCGGCGCGTTGCCGGCCATCCGGTGGCGCATCTGCTGGGTCACCAGGGCTTCTGGTCCCTGACCCTGCAGGTCAGTGAACACACCCTGATCCCCCGTCCCGACACCGAATGCCTGGTTGAAGCCGCGCTGGCCCTGACGTTGCCGGTGGACGCCGCGGTGATCGATCTGGGCACCGGGACCGGCGCCATTGCCCTGGCTCTGGCCACCGAGCGGCCCGGCTGGCAGGTGAGTGCGACCGACGTGGTGCCCGATGCAGTGGCCCTGGCGACCGACAACGCCCGCGAGCTGGCGCTGCCCGTGACCGTTTACCAGAGCCGCTGGTTCGAGGATCTCGCCCCTGCGCGCTTTCACCTGATCGTCAGCAATCCGCCGTACATCGAGGCGGACGACCGTCATCTGGAGGAAGGTGATGTGCGCTTCGAGCCGGCCTCGGCACTGGTGGCGGGAGACGATGGCCTGGACGATATCCGCACGATCGTCCGGCAGGCGCCGGACTGGCTGCACACCGGCGGCTGGTTGGTGCTGGAGCACGGCTACAACCAGGGGGAGGCGGTCCGCGCGCTGCTGAGCGAAAGAGGGTTTGCAGATGTGGCCACCGGGCGGGACTATGGCGGCAACGACCGGTTCAGCCTGGGGCGCTGGTCATAG